A stretch of the Euleptes europaea isolate rEulEur1 chromosome 14, rEulEur1.hap1, whole genome shotgun sequence genome encodes the following:
- the C14H8orf58 gene encoding uncharacterized protein C8orf58 homolog has protein sequence MLKRRRVFSVEPLWSRDGAWKPLESSVVLTSVSMYRNLQDPHSPRDCSLQMELDGKISSEMDRWGEAGSPTEPVPHKGLPHQLGFLPTAGRLLKSESEDSGVEMASSDHSPSTPVDSEKSFTLDCVDGFQPSAKDSATVVSQDSGPNAEQRAEPDPGQDRPYHRNLSVSKKLAQVVQRSQKHRWPGRSSRPLSQRPRSLLDLEGIKAYCAHPPASVDGVVGAACGEYRRTTSGCSTPVEQHTEAKVQDEPSLPMPGQGLRYLEHICQMLEKIAQLQRANQQLQYQHEIMECRLRAQKSENDCLSEKTPEQPRLAGAEPLPGSQAATEMEESPNSPSPYYPHQFRARSASDTRAVLSPVHHLESRPDSSGKAAAHFSSSPSLIDQPDGGRCTLPPGMKLKNEHSHWGKVKVLINRIKRKSVRANEQTPFGEAAPSSRWSRMDDISDKQGLHPRRRFLPALGAKKCQSKPFSVR, from the exons ATGGGGCCTGGAAGCCGTTAGAGAGCTCTGTGGTGCTAACTTCAGTCAGCATGTACCGGAATCTGCAGGACCCTCACTCTCCCAGGGATTGCTCCCTCCAGATGGAGCTGGATGGCAAGATAAGCAGCGAGATGGACAGATGGGGTGAGGCTGGGTCCCCGACGGAGCCCGTTCCCCACAAGGGTTTGCCCCACCAGCTGGGCTTCCTACCCACCGCCGGGAGGCTCTTGAAGTCTGAATCGGAGGACTCCGGCGTGGAAATGGCCAGCAGCGATCACTCTCCCTCCACTCCTGTGGACTCCGAAAAGAGCTTTACCTTGGACTGTGTGGATGGCTTCCAGCCTTCAGCGAAAGACTCTGCCACTGTGGTATCCCAGGACAGCGGCCCCAATGCGGAACAGCGAGCGGAACCAGATCCCGGCCAAGATCGACCCTATCACCGCAACCTGTCCGTCAGCAAGAAACTAGCCCAGGTTGTCCAGCGGTCGCAGAAACACCGTTGGCCGGGTCGGTCGTCAAGACCGCTTAGCCAGAGGCCCCGCAGCCTCCTGGACCTGGAAGGGATCAAGGCCTATTGTGCACACCCACCTGCGAGTGTTGATGGCGTTGTGGGCGCTGCTTGTGGAGAGTACCGCAGAACCACCTCTGGCTGCAGCACCCCTGTGGAACAGCACACAGAAGCCAAG GTGCAGGATGAGCCTTCACTTCCCATGCCTGGACAGGGTTTGCGGTACTTGGAGCACATCTGCCAGATGCTGGAGAAAATCGCCCAGCTGCAGAGGGCAAACCAGCAGCTCCAGTATCAGCATGAAATCATGGAGTGCCGGCTGCGAGCCCAGAAATCTGAGAAT GACTGCCTATCTGAAAAAACTCCTGAACAGCCTAGGCTGGCAGGGGCAGAACCTCTACCTGGGAGTCAAGCAGCTACGGAAATGGAGGAAAGTCCCAATTCACCAAGCCCCTACTATCCCCACCAATTCCGGGCACGCTCTGCTTCTGACACGCGTGCGGTGCTGAGCCCAGTCCATCACTTAG agagcaggcctgacagctcTGGGAAGGCTgcagcccacttctccagctcGCCCAGCTTGATAGATCAACCAGATGGAGGCCGCTGTACTTTACCACCAGGCATGAAGCTCAAG aaCGAACATTCACACTGGGGCAAAGTCAAAGTACTGATCAACAGGATTAAAAGGAAGTCTGTGCGGGCCAATGAGCAGACCCCGTTTGGCGAGGCTGCTCCCAGCAGCAGATGGTCTAG AATGGATGACATATCGGACAAACAAGGACTTCACCCCAGGCGGCGTTTTCTGCCCGCCCTGGGGGCAAAGAAATGTCAGTCAAAACCCTTTTCTGTGCGGTGA